The Oscarella lobularis chromosome 12, ooOscLobu1.1, whole genome shotgun sequence genome window below encodes:
- the LOC136193956 gene encoding protocadherin-1-like, with amino-acid sequence MDCQWILRSMDCQVNGLLSNIFCGGSCNINSNVQFGGCCCPKNCLLNNWSSWGSCSQTCGGGYRYRTRSTRRSASCGGSACSNWRSWQQSCGNACCRVNCLVNQWNSWSTNCPCGTTATQRRYRSVSRASSCGGSGCPALSETHREKSQSRSVWKSASCGGTSCPTLSRSRSCQRYDRRNCVVSGWSTWSQCSNQCGSGQSTRTRRVTTAAFCGGPCPSLSESRMCTSYAANRDCQVNSWGNWGGCSEKCTLGLSYRYRSVSQSQNCRGSGCPSLSQSRQCGSANGGCSHNCNGGTCSCRSGYLLNSDRRTCRPRDCGAPSVTFCPSGTTYGTTCKYATFSCPSGTSYGKTCVTQCPNGYELKNGPSSITCQSSGAWTTYSGSYCSRINKPPSKVSLSRSDVYENVKAESVVGAFTTTDPNPKDTCTYRLLNSANGKFKLVLHAVFMYGRKKFLFLLSFEIKVRSTDNRGLYLDSSFTVNVRNVNERPTGISLSNVYLNENSAKGTLVGSLATTDPDNGQAFAYSLLDSARGRFRVNGNRLEVAASNSRCLAEGGSLCLLNYETQKTLTVRIRSQDNGSPSLYKDVTFTVRLRDVNDQPRNLKLSGYTMKEDAAVNTPIGGLSVSDENSGQKIMYTLSNDAGGRFSLNAANQVVRKTSSGIDYETTTSYKIVAVATDNGKPAMRVSKTFTIEILDVNEPPVSITFASTNGQMSFAGNNPTVKENSVKGTIVGTLVAYDADANQKLAFRLDDTAGNRFALKTSSVTCASVNVQNLKTKCTVPVIVNGVLNHEVDALHAIVVRVTDEHQLFKTARYSIKIVDVNDRPRDISFSGGAQPSIDENENGKRLGSFTTTDDDPANFHTYTLTNSAGDRFVIKGSTLMTSSNANLNYEDASQYTIIVRSTDSGSPPLFVEKSFTVQVKDVNEVPTAVRLSNGKVTENSALNTVVGTLTATDPDNFMSVRQTFTYTIIDSAAGRFKVEKGVVKGAVSNVGCLKNGGAECKIDYEKAKSHKIVVRVTDNGSPPLQKDFTVTIAVTDANDQPRNLQIDTFSVKENAPAGTLVGTLSATDEDAGQSLTYKLTNDDKGLFKLKDNKLQKAKSADYETKTSHSVTIVVTDNGNPKLSMTKVFTVEVLNVNEPPVTIIFKDKNGS; translated from the exons atggatt gtcaatggattttgag ATCAATGGACTGTCAG GTTAATGGTCTGTT gTCAAATATATTTTGCGGCGGATCGTGCAACATCAACAGCAACGTCCAATTTGGAGGATGCTGCTGTCCGAAAAA TTGCCTTCTCAACAATTGGAGCAGCTGGGGTTCGTGCAGTCAAACGTGCGGCGGAGGATATCGGTATCGTACCCGTTCTACGCGACGCTCGGCGTCGTGCGGCGGATCGGCCTGTTCAAACTGGCGCAGCTGGCAACAATCGTGCGGAAACGCCTGTTGCCGGGTCAATTGCCTCGTGAACCAGTGGAACTCGTGGTCGACGAACTGCCCGTgcggaacgacggcgacgcagCGTCGCTATCGCTCGGTCTCGCGGGCGTCGTCGTGCGGGGGATCCGGCTGTCCCGCCCTGTCGGAAACGCATCGGGAAAA GTCTCAGTCTCGGTCTGTTTGGAAGAGTGCCAGTTGCGGCGGTACGTCGTGTCCGACTCTGAGTCGATCGAGGTCCTGTCAGCGCTACGATAGACGCAATTGCGTCGTCAGCGGCTGGTCGACTTGGTCACAGTGCAGTAACCAGTGCGGGTCGGGTCAATCGACTCGCACTCGACGGGTAACGACGGCCGCCTTTTGCGGCGGCCCGTGCCCGTCCTTGTCCGAGTCGAGAATGTGCACGTCGTACGCGGCGAATCGAGACTGCCAG GTGAACTCGTGGGGAAATTGGGGCGGTTGTTCGGAAAAGTGCACCCTCGGATTGTCGTATCGTTACCGAAGCGTTTCCCAGAGTCAAAATTGCCGAGGATCGGGCTGTCCTTCTCTATCG CAATCGCGACAGTGCGGGTCGGCAAACGGCGGCTGCTCGCACAACtgcaacggcggcacgtgctcGTGCCGCAGTGGCTACCTTCTCAAcagcgatcgacgaacgtgTCGTCCGCGTGATTGCGGCGCGCCGTCGGTAACATTCTGTCCGTCGGGCACGACGTACGGCACGACGTGCAAATatgcgacgttttcgtgccCCTCCGGAACGTCGTACGGGAAAACGTGCGTCACCCAGTGTCCGAACGGATACGAACTGAAGAACGGACCGAGTTCGATTACCTGTCAGTCATCCGGAGCGTGGACGACGTACAGTGGAAGCTACTGCTCCAGAATTAACAAACCGCCAAGCAAG GTGTCTCTGTCGAGAAGTGATGTGTACGAGAACGTGAAGGCGGAGTCGGTTGTCGGCGCGTTTACGACAACGGATCCGAATCCCAAAGACACTTGCACATATCGTCTGCTCAACAGCGCCAACGGAAAATTCAAACTT GTACTCCACGCAGTGTTCATGTACGGCAGAAAGAagttcctttttctccttagTTTTGAGATAAAGGTTCGCAGCACGGACAACAGGGGTCTCTATTTGGATTCTTCATTCACAGTCAACGTGCGAAATGTCAATGAACGACCAACAGGCATATCG TTATCCAACGTCTACCTGAATGAGAATAGCGCAAAGGGGACCCTCGTCGGTTCCctggcgacgacggatcCCGACAATGGCCAAGCGTTTGCGTACTCGCTTCTCGACAGCGCTCGCGGCCGATTTCGAGTCAACGGCAATCGACTCGAAGTCGCTGCGTCCAATAGCCGCTGTCTAGCCGAAGGCGGAAGCCTCTGCTTACTCAACTACGAAACGCAGAAGACCTTGACCGTACGTATTCGGAGTCAAGACAAcggatcgccgtcgctgtacaaagacgtcactttcaccgttcgtcttcgcgacgtcaacgacCAGCCGAGGAATCTCAAGCTTTCCGGCTATACGATGAAAGAGGACGCCGCTGTTAATACTCCCATCGGTGGCTTGTCGGTTAGCGACGAAAACTCCGGGCAGAAAATAATGTACACGCTCtcgaacgacgccggcggTCGATTCTCGCTCAACGCCGCTAATCAGGTCGtgcgaaagacgtcgagcggaatcgactacgaaacgacgacgagttataaaatcgtcgccgttgcgaCGGACAACGGTAAACCAGCCATGAGAGTTTCGAAGACGTTTACGATCGAgattctcgacgtcaacgagccGCCCGTCAGCATCACGtttgcgtcgacgaacggGCAGATGTCGTTTGCCGGCAATAATCCGACGGTGAAGGAAAATTCGGTGAAGGGAACGATAGTCGGAACTCTCGTCGCGTACGATGCCGACGCCAATCAGAAGCTCGCATTCCGGCTCGACGACACGGCGGGAAATCGATTTGCACTGAAGACGTCTTCCGTCACCTGTGCGTCAGTCAACGTTCAG aatttgaagacgaaatgCACCGTTCCGGTCATCGTCAATGGCGTTCTCAATCACGAAGTCGACGCCTTGcacgcgatcgtcgttcgagtCACCGACGAGCACCAACTCTTCAAAACGGCTCGATATTCGAttaaaatcgtcgacgtcaacgatcgaCCGAGAGACATTTCCTTCTCCGGCGGCGCTCAACCGtcaatcgacgagaacgagaacggcAAACGTCTCGGCAGTTTCacgacgaccgacgacgatccggcAAACTTTCACACGTACACGCTCACGAATTCGGCCGGCGATCGATTCGTGATAAAGGGCAGTACATTGATGACGTCCTCGAACGCGAATTTGAATTACGAAGACGCTTCTCAATACACGATCATCGTTCGATCGACCGACTCCGGATCTCCGCCTCTGTTCGTCGAGAAATCGTTCACCGTTCAAGTGAAGGACGTCAACGAGGTTCCGACCGCCGTTCGTTTGTCGAACGGCAAAGTGACGGAAAACAGCGCTTTGAATACCGTCGTCGGCACGCTGACGGCAACCGATCCGGACAACTTTATGAGCGTGCGTCAGACGTTTACCTACACTATCATCGACAGCGCTGCGGGTCGATTCAAAGTCGAGAAAGGCGTTGTCAAGGGAGCGGTCTCGAATGTCGGTTGTTTGAAGAACGGCGGTGCCGAGTGCAAGATCGATTACGAAAAGGCGAAATCTCACAagatcgtcgttcgcgtcaCGGACAATGGAAGTCCGCCCCTCCAGAAAGATTTCACCGTGACGATCGCCGTGACGGACGCCAACGATCAGCCGCGAAATCTCCAAATCGATACGTTTTCGGTTAAGGAGAATGCGCCTGCTGGAACTCTAGTCGGAACGTTGAGTGCGacagacgaagacgccggTCAAAGTCTTACGTATAAATTAACGAACGACGATAAGGGACTGTTCAAATTGAAAGACAACAAACTGCAGAAAGCCAAATCGGCCGATtacgaaacgaagacgtctCATTCCGTAACGATCGTCGTGACGGACAACGGCAATCCGAAACTATCC ATGACCAAAGTCTTTACAGTCGAAGTACTGAACGTCAACGAGCCGCCCGTGACGATCATCTTTAAAGATAAAAACGGCAGCTGA
- the LOC136193954 gene encoding uncharacterized protein yields MSVHFVILFNDKPVPVTSVLIGLKTDCDEGSMNQAFGSEIGLTCKTVSSRSPNATSPTNSAHFDGGVDDSTNVEYTWVIAAISCVALLVLSIMLTLIFVRKRQRRKRLAIARASIRGDSAAHGEYVVSNEAMHNPIYEPTFTGGGIRNPIYCDKGDMDDNDDEGIYDNCNVNHISARLSLCYATPNHRDLDSLKSCCLLDESEQGLALADYKVVIEKALDCYPALRRYLSNYLLPSVGD; encoded by the exons ATGTCCGTGCACTTCGTCATTCTGTTCAACGACAAACCGGTGCCGGTGACTTCGGTTTTGATCGGACTGAAAACCGACTGCGACGAAGGGAGCATGAATCAAGCGTTTGGAAGTGAAATCGGTTTGACGTGCAAAACGGTATCGAGCAGAAGTCCCAACGCAACGTCTCCGACGAATTCAGCTCATTttgacggcggcgttgaCGACAGTACGAATGTCGAATATACTTGGGTCATAGCAGCGATTTCCTGCGTCGCCTTGCTCGTCTTGTCGATTATGTTAACGCTGATCTTCGTGCGAAAGCGACAGCGGCGGAAGCGCTTGGCTATTGCGCGAGCTTCGATTCGAGGCGATAGTGCGGCTCACGGCGAGTACGTGGTGTCGAATGAGGCGATGCACAATCCTATTTACGAGCCGACTTTCACTGGCGGAGGAATTAGGAATCCTATCTATTGTGATAAAGGGGACATGGATGACAACGATGACGAGGGCATCTACGACAACTGCAATGTCAATCACATTTCAGCGAGACTCAGCCT GTGCTATGCAACTCCCAATCACAGAGACCTTGATTCTCTAAAGAGTTGCTGCTTGCTAGACGAATCCGAGCAAGGACTAGCCTTAGCTGATTACAAAGTCGTTATAGAAAAGGCTCTTGACTGTTACCCGGCTTTGAGAAG ATATCTTTCCAACTATCTATTGCCATCGGTTGGAGACTAG
- the LOC136193955 gene encoding protocadherin alpha-C2-like, whose product MSTDSGSPPMSVTATFIVRVLDVNEKPTSISINSNTVPENSGANTRIGKLSTTDPDNLASARQTFTYSMLDGASGRFRLDGGVVEVAASNAKCLALGGKECLLNIEEKKEYDVVVRATDSGSPALSIDYVLMIQLTDVNDRPRALDLSHEKVFENAPAGMVVGKLSSTDDDVSQTTTYTLIDDDNGRFKIVGDELQKATSADYETFNSHTVIVEAKDNGKPALSITKSFTIEVLDVNEAPIRINVTDENGQLKFANDHPLVEELSPVGAVVGKIVAMDHDENETLTFRLDDTANGKFSLGASATCKTITDKPVGN is encoded by the exons ATGTCGACCGATAGCGGATCGCCGCCCATgtcggtgacggcgacgttcatCGTTCGCGTTCTCGACGTAAATGAGAAACCGACGTCAATTAGCATTAACTCCAACACCGTGCCGGAAAACAGCGGCGCGAACACGCGAATCGGAAAATTATCGACCACCGATCCGGACAATCTCGCATCCGCTCGACAAACGTTCACCTATTCGATGTTGGACGGTGCGTCGGGTCGATTCAGATTGGAcgggggcgtggtcgaaGTGGCAGCGTCAAACGCGAAGTGCCTAGCTCTCGGCGGTAAGGAATGTCTTTTGAAtatcgaagaaaagaaagagtacgacgtcgtcgtgcgagCGACGGACAGCGGCTCGCCGGCCCTGTCGATCGATTACGTGCTGATGATTCAATTGACCGATGTGAACGATCGACCCCGCGCTCTTGACTTGTCCCACGAAAAAGTCTTCGAGAATGCGCCGGCGGGAATGGTCGTGGGAAAActgtcgtcgacggacgacgacgtctcgcagACGACAACATATAcgttgatcgacgacgacaatgggAGGTTTAAGATTGTCGGCGATGAGTTGCAAAAGGCGACGTCTGCCGACTACGAGACTTTCAATTCGCACACTGTGATTGTCGAGGCGAAAGACAACGGGAAACCAGCCCTTTCC attaCGAAGTCGTTCACTATCGAAGTtctcgacgtgaacgaggcTCCGATTCGCATCAACGTCACCGACGAGAACGGTCAGCTAAAATTCGCCAACGACCATCCGCTAGTCGAAGAGCTGTCGCCTGTTGGAGCCGTTGTCGGGAAGATCGTCGCAATGGatcacgacgaaaacgagacgcTGACGTTTCGTCTTGACGACACGGCCAACGGAAAATTCTCGCTGGGAGCAAGTGCCACGTGCAAAACAATTACCGATAAACCGGTGG GGAATTAA
- the LOC136193774 gene encoding cadherin EGF LAG seven-pass G-type receptor 1-like: protein MCWTTLIVNGNLDYESNSKHYIDIRTTDLKGLFFTRRYNVDIVNVNDVPHNIELTVDEVYENLNDQLIGDFVTEDQDPTHTHTCTLVDDANGLFVVKNCQLYTAPNAGLNFEAKSECNVTVRSTDDGVPPLYREETFLVTVLDVNENPTLVIVSNLNVTENSPVNAGVGIITVVDPDNFGPAGSWQNHTCSAIGNSGGRFVIEDNALMVADSSLNFETNSTWPVLIRCVDDGIPPLSRDQAFVVVVTDVNEMPTSTHMQGGTVAENQAAGQLVAQFTTDDPDNEIEDRQTFVYTLENVPVDFPFHFVGSELRTTRSLDFEETPSWKVVVRSTDSGGLYITETFQVDVTDENDRPTGIQLIGPSSVPENSVGGTFVGHVFTFDEDFADTHSVSIVAAYPGSGILSADRAVSGLFQVNSLTGIVSVMDGADLNYEAVTHYTVEVSTVDSGSPPLSFTGSVVVNITDLNEKPTNITLTNQEIVENSRNGTVVATIVVSDPDNEKSSRQKHACVVLDYPEQPFEVVDNVTLIVARNELNYEEERNYTIDIRCFDDGVPITFLDGQFVIEILNVNEAPTFVGLTDYVIDENLDVGTTVGIITSTDPDNEVAWVQNVTYALSGNASVPFAINGTDLVSTAKFDYEVKSSYRVRLTATENGLSPASTTVEIAIQVGNVNDQPTKVVFKSKGVDENSPGGTIIGVLETVDEDRGQNHTYAIVPIGNVTTYFDLDGNTLVVPSGTRFNYEEENVYVVVIRTTDNGTPPLSYENDVIVNILDVNEPPTDILSYYEGEIDENSPAGTFVANLTIIDPDFNQTHTCKLLNGSDFFTVVQGPTHELYVAVGADIDFERDPSIWVLFRCSDDGRPTPLSLDDSFVVRVIDVNEPATKIELTGSRRIRENVPVGAVIANVSVVDEDRGQTHYYSLEGFLANAFDLINEGRELVVARPVSLDYESLADPVINVTVFVVDDGLPPLSFSETFFFTIIDINEAPTNITLKGGPEVPENASPADLVGAIDVFNPESNGPISYVILSVNGVANSIDFYLVTNASGTFLYLNRSLNYDNVSSFALEILASDSDYPPTSSVLTLDVGVKRTDPCALGTAGCDDATRATCIRMSATTSRCECRPGYTGDGVVCNDIDYCETPAVDGNSSSLLCNNGTCVDHVDGYTCRCNVGFLQPDCSVQVDECASNPCGVGGNCLDVVNGFACSCRDGYRGVLCEENVDDCA, encoded by the exons ATGTGTTGGACGACACTGATTGTCAATGGCAATTTGGACTACGAGAGCAACTCCAAACATTATATCGATATCCGCACGACAGACTTGAAGGGACTGTTCTTCACTCGTCGTTATAATGTCGACATTGTCAACGTCAATGACGTGCCGCAC AACATTGAATTGACTGTCGATGAAGTCTACGAAAATCTCAACGATCAATTGATCGGCGATTTCGTTACGGAAGATCAGGATCCCACGCACACCCACACGTGcacgctcgtcgacgacgctaaCGGGCTCTTCGTTGTGAAAAACTGTCAATTGTATACGGCACCGAATGCTGGATTGAATTTCGAGGCGAAAAGCGAATGCAACGTGACGGTGCGATCGACTGACGACGGCGTGCCTCCACTCTATCGCGAAGAAACGTTCCTCGTTACGGTGctcgacgtgaacgaaaaTCCCACTCTCGTTATTGTGTCTAATTTGAAT GTTACTGAAAATTCGCCGGTTAACGCCGGAGTCGGAATCATTACCGTTGTTGATCCAGATAATTTCGGTCCTGCTGGTTCTTGGCAAAACCACACCTGTTCAGCTATTGGTAACTCTGGTGGACGATTTGTCATCGAAGACAACGCTCTCATG GTTGCCGATTCCAGTCTCAACTTCGAAACGAACTCCACTTGGCCTGTACTCATACGTTGCGTAGACGACGGTATTCCGCCTTTGAGCAGAGACCAGGCGTTCGTGGTCGTCGTCACGGACGTCAACGAGATGCCGACGAGCACACACATGCAGGGCGGTACCGTGGCTGAGAATCAGGCAGCGGGCCAATTGGTCGCGCAATTCACGACAGACGATCCGGACAACGAGATCGAAGATCGACAG ACTTTCGTCTACACGCTGGAAAACGTGCCAGTCGACTTTCCTTTCCATTTCGTGGGCAGCGAACTGAGAACGACGCGTAGTCTCGATTTCGAAGAGACTCCCTCGTGGAAAGTCGTCGTGCGATCGACCGACAGCGGGGGTCTCTACATCACCGAAACGTTTCAAGTGGACGTCACAGACGAGAACGATCGACCGACTGGAATCCAACTTATCGGCCCGAGCTCCGTTCCGGAAAACAGCGTCGGCGGAACATTTGTTGGACACGTGTTTACCTTCGACGAAGACTTTGCCGATACGCACTCGGTTTCTATCGTAGCCGCCTATCCTGGCAGCGGGATACTGTCTGCAGATCGAGCTGTGTCCGGACTATTTCAGGTCAACTCTTTGACCGGTATAGTGTCAGTGATGGACGGAGCTGATTTGAATTACGAAGCTGTAACGCATTACACCGTTGAGGTTTCGACCGTAGACTCCGGCAGTCCGCCTCTCTCGTTTACTGGGTCAGTCGTCGTCAATATTACAGACCTAAACGAGAAGCCGACTAATATTACCTTGACCAATCAGGAG ATTGTCGAGAATAGTCGCAACGGCActgtcgtcgcgacgatcgttgTCTCGGATCCCGATAATGAGAAATCGAGTCGTCAGAAGCACGCCTGCGTTGTATTGGACTATCCCGAACAACCGTTcgag GTCGTTGACAATGTGACTTTGATTGTCGCCCGAAACGAGCTCAATTACGAGGAAGAACGAAATTACACAATTGAC ATTCGTTGctttgacgacggcgtgccAATTACATTCCTCGACGGACAGTTTGTTATTGAGATCCTCAACGTCAACGAAGCTCCGACTTTCGTTGGTCTGACCGattacgtcatcgacgagaaTCTTGACGTCGGCACGACAGTGGGAATAATCACGAGCACGGATCCGGACAACGAAGTGGCGTGGGTGCAGAACGTGACGTACGCTCTGTCAGGCAACGCGTCGGTTCCTTTTGCAATCAACGGTACCGatctcgtttcgacggcaaAGTTTGACTACGAAGTCAAATCGAGCTATCGCGTCCGTCTCACGGCGACGGAAAATGGACTGAGTCCGGCGAGCACGACTGTAGAAATAGCGATTCAAGTCGGAAATGTTAACGATCAGCCGACGAAGGTCGTGTTCAAGAGCAAGGgagtcgacgagaattcgcCTGGTGGAACGATTATCGGAGTGCTCGAGACGGTGGACGAGGATAGGGGACAAAATCATACGTACGCTATTGTCCCAATTGGAAACGTTACGA CGTATTTCGATTTGGACGGCAATACCTTGGTTGTTCCCAGTGGTACGAGATTTAactacgaagaagaaaacgtttacgtcgtcgtcataagAACGACGGACAACGGCACTCCGCCTCTAAGTTACGAA AACGATGTGATTGTGAACattctcgacgtcaacgaaccGCCGACCGACATCTTGTCCTACTACGaaggcgaaatcgacgaaaataGTCCGGCCGGAACATTCGTCGCTAATCTGACGATCATCGATCCCGATTTCAATCAGACGCACACGTGCAAATTACTAAACGGATCCGACTTCTTCACCGTCGTCCAAGGACCGACGCATGAATTGTACGTCGCCGTCGGTGCCGACATCGACTTCGAAAGGGACCCGTCGATTTGGGTGTTGTTCCGATGCAGCGACGACGGTCGTCCGACGCCGCTCAGTCTCGAtgattcgttcgtcgttcgcgtgatcgacgtcaacgagccGGCGACGAAGATCGAGCTGACGggatctcgtcgaattcgcgagAACGTGCCCGTCGGTGCCGTGATTGCAAACGTGtcggtcgtcgacgaggatcGCGGTCAGACGCACTATTATAGTCTGGAAGGTTTTCTCGCTAACGCGTTTGAC cTCATTAACGAAGGAAGGGAGTTGGTCGTCGCTCGGCCAGTTAGCTTAGACTACGAAAGCCTCGCCGATCCAGTCATCAATGTCACtgtattcgtcgtcgacgatggcCTGCCGCCTCTAAGCTTCAGCGAAACCTTCTTCTTCACGATTATTGACATCAACGAAGCGCCGACAAATATCACCctcaaagggggccccgAAGTGCCCGAAAACGCGTCTCCCGCCGACCTAGTCGGCGCTATAGATGTTTTCAATCCCGAAAGCAACGGTCCGATATCGTACGTCATTCTATCGGTGAACGGCGTCGCAAATTCGATCGACTTCTATCTCGTCACGAATGCATCGGGAACGTTCCTCTATCTCAATCGAAGCCTGAACTACGACAACGTATCATCATTCGCGCTAGAAATCTTGGCGTCGGACAGCGACTatccgccgacgtcgtccgtCTTGACGCTCGACGTTGGCGTGAAACGAACGGATCCGTGCGCGCTCGGCACCGCCggctgcgacgacgcgacgcgcgccACGTGCATTCGAAtgagcgcgacgacgagccgatGCGAATGCCGTCCAGGATACacgggcgacggcgtcgtttgcAACGACATCGACTACTGCGAAACTCCGGCGGTCGAcggcaattcgtcgtcgttgctatGCAACAACGGCACGTGCGTTGACCACGTGGACGGATACACGTGCCGTTGCAACGTCGGATTTTTGCAACCGGACTGCAGCGTTCAggtcgacgagtgcgcgtcgaatccgtgcggcgtcggcggcaattgtctcgacgtcgtcaacggtTTCGCCTGTTCGTGTCGCGACGGCTATCGCGGTGTCCTGTGCgaggagaacgtcgacgattgcgcGTAG